A single Saccopteryx bilineata isolate mSacBil1 chromosome 9, mSacBil1_pri_phased_curated, whole genome shotgun sequence DNA region contains:
- the DNAJB12 gene encoding dnaJ homolog subfamily B member 12 isoform X1 gives MESNKDEAERCISIALKAIQSNQPDRALRFLEKAQRLYPTARVRALIESLHQKPPSAGDQPQPTDATHATHRKAGGSDAPSANGEAGGGETAKGYTAEQVAAVKRVKQCKDYYEILGVSRGAADEDLKKAYRKLALKFHPDKNHAPGATEAFKAIGTAYAVLSNPEKRKQYDQFGDDKSQAARHGHGDFHRGFEADISPEDLFNMFFGGGFPSSNVHVYSNGRMRYNYQQRQDRRENQGDGGLGVFVQLMPILILILVSALSQLMVSSPPYSLSPRPSVGHVHKRVTDHLNVVYYVADTFSEEYTGSSLKTVERNVEDDYIANLRNNCWKEKQQKESLLYRARYFGDTHMFHKAQKMSTPSCNRLSETMKSLENFW, from the exons ATGGAATCCAACAAGGATGAAGCCGAGCGCTGTATTAGCATTGCCCTCAAGGCTATCCAGAGCAACCAGCCCGACCGGGCGCTCCGCTTCCTGGAGAAGGCGCAGCGGCTGTACCCCACTGCGCGAGTTCGCG CCCTGATCGAGTCCCTCCACCAGAAACCACCGTCTGCTGGTGACCAACCCCAACCCACAGATGCGACCCATGCAACCCACAGGAAAGCAGGTGGGTCTGATGCCCCCTCGGCCAATGGCGAAGCCGGAGGAGGAGAGACCGCCAAAGGCTACACTGCGGAACAAGTAGCAGCTGTGAAAAG agtCAAGCAGTGTAAAGATTACTATGAGATCCTGGGAGTGAGCAGAGGGGCCGCAGATGAGGACCTGAAGAAGGCCTACCGCAAACTGGCCCTCAAATTCCACCCAGACAAGAACCACGCACCTGGCGCCACCGAAGCCTTCAAAG CCATTGGCACAGCATATGCAGTACTGAGCAACCCAGAGAAAAGGAAGCAGTATGACCAGTTTGGTGACGACAAGAGCCAGGCAGCCCGGCATGGCCACGGGGACTTCCACCGCGGCTTTGAGGCTGACATCTCACCAGAAGACCTCTTCAACATGTTCTTTGGCGGTGGCTTCCCATCAA GTAACGTCCACGTCTACAGCAACGGCCGTATGCGCTATAACTACCAGCAGAGGCAGGACCGCAGGGAGAACCAGGGTGAC GGCGGGCTGGGAGTATTTGTCCAACTGATGCCCATCCTGATCCTGATCCTCGTGTCAGCCCTCAGCCAGCTGATGGTCTCCAGTCCGCCCtacagtttgagcccaaggcc GTCAGTGGGCCACGTTCACAAGCGAGTCACTGACCATTTGAACGTCGTCTACTACGTGGCAGACACCTTCTCTGAGGAGTACACAGGCTCCAGCCTAAAGACAGTTGAACGGAACGTGGAAGATGATTATATCGCCAACCTCCGAAACAACTGCTGGAAGGAGAAGCAGCAGA AGGAAAGCCTGCTATACCGGGCCCGCTACTTCGGCGACACACACATGTTCCACAAAGCACAGAAGATGAGCACCCCGAGCTGTAACCGACTGTCAGAG ACCATGAAATCCCTGGAGAATTTTTGGTGA
- the DNAJB12 gene encoding dnaJ homolog subfamily B member 12 isoform X2 — MESNKDEAERCISIALKAIQSNQPDRALRFLEKAQRLYPTARVRALIESLHQKPPSAGDQPQPTDATHATHRKAGGSDAPSANGEAGGGETAKGYTAEQVAAVKRVKQCKDYYEILGVSRGAADEDLKKAYRKLALKFHPDKNHAPGATEAFKAIGTAYAVLSNPEKRKQYDQFGDDKSQAARHGHGDFHRGFEADISPEDLFNMFFGGGFPSSNVHVYSNGRMRYNYQQRQDRRENQGDGGLGVFVQLMPILILILVSALSQLMVSSPPYSLSPRPSVGHVHKRVTDHLNVVYYVADTFSEEYTGSSLKTVERNVEDDYIANLRNNCWKEKQQKESLLYRARYFGDTHMFHKAQKMSTPSCNRLSEVQASLHG, encoded by the exons ATGGAATCCAACAAGGATGAAGCCGAGCGCTGTATTAGCATTGCCCTCAAGGCTATCCAGAGCAACCAGCCCGACCGGGCGCTCCGCTTCCTGGAGAAGGCGCAGCGGCTGTACCCCACTGCGCGAGTTCGCG CCCTGATCGAGTCCCTCCACCAGAAACCACCGTCTGCTGGTGACCAACCCCAACCCACAGATGCGACCCATGCAACCCACAGGAAAGCAGGTGGGTCTGATGCCCCCTCGGCCAATGGCGAAGCCGGAGGAGGAGAGACCGCCAAAGGCTACACTGCGGAACAAGTAGCAGCTGTGAAAAG agtCAAGCAGTGTAAAGATTACTATGAGATCCTGGGAGTGAGCAGAGGGGCCGCAGATGAGGACCTGAAGAAGGCCTACCGCAAACTGGCCCTCAAATTCCACCCAGACAAGAACCACGCACCTGGCGCCACCGAAGCCTTCAAAG CCATTGGCACAGCATATGCAGTACTGAGCAACCCAGAGAAAAGGAAGCAGTATGACCAGTTTGGTGACGACAAGAGCCAGGCAGCCCGGCATGGCCACGGGGACTTCCACCGCGGCTTTGAGGCTGACATCTCACCAGAAGACCTCTTCAACATGTTCTTTGGCGGTGGCTTCCCATCAA GTAACGTCCACGTCTACAGCAACGGCCGTATGCGCTATAACTACCAGCAGAGGCAGGACCGCAGGGAGAACCAGGGTGAC GGCGGGCTGGGAGTATTTGTCCAACTGATGCCCATCCTGATCCTGATCCTCGTGTCAGCCCTCAGCCAGCTGATGGTCTCCAGTCCGCCCtacagtttgagcccaaggcc GTCAGTGGGCCACGTTCACAAGCGAGTCACTGACCATTTGAACGTCGTCTACTACGTGGCAGACACCTTCTCTGAGGAGTACACAGGCTCCAGCCTAAAGACAGTTGAACGGAACGTGGAAGATGATTATATCGCCAACCTCCGAAACAACTGCTGGAAGGAGAAGCAGCAGA AGGAAAGCCTGCTATACCGGGCCCGCTACTTCGGCGACACACACATGTTCCACAAAGCACAGAAGATGAGCACCCCGAGCTGTAACCGACTGTCAGAGGTGCAGGCCTCCCTGCATGGATAG